The genome window ACAAGAGCATCAACTCATGGACTATGATGACCTGCTGGTCAACTGGTTTCGTGTGCTTAAGGGGTTTCCAGAAGTCCGCAGAGAGATGGCCAGGCGTTTTGAGTTTATCATGGTGGATGAGTATCAGGATACCAACGCCCTTCAGGCAGAAATCGTGCGTTTTATGGCCGAAGATCACGGAAATGTGATGGTGGTAGGAGATGATTCCCAGTCCATCTATGCCTTTCGCGGGGCAAACTTTAAGAACATTATAGAATTTCCCAAGTTATTCCCCAACGCCAAGATCATAAAACTTGAAGAAAATTACCGTTCACGCCAGCCCATCCTTGACCTGGCTAACAAGGTAATTGAACACGCCAAGGAAAAATATACCAAATGTCTTTTTACCAAACGCGAAGGCGGAGACATTCCTCTTTTTTACAAGGCTCGTGACGAAGCAGATCAAAGCCGTTTTATTGCGGAAAAAATCTTAGAACTGCGCGAAGAAGGTATCCCTCTTTCAGAGATGGCGGTGCTTTTTCGCTCTGCTTATCATTCTTTTGATCTTGAGCTCGAGCTGGCCAAGCGGAATATCCCTTTTGTAAAACATGGTGGCATGAAACTTATTGAAACCGCCCACATCAAAGACATCGTGGCCCACTTGCGCCTTCTTATAAACCCCTACGATATGCTTGCCTGGAATAGGGTTTTGCTTTTAATCGAAGGCATTGGCCCTAAGACTTCAAAGCGCATTATGGAAACCATAAAAATAGAACCGGATCCCATTGAGGCCCTCAAACGTTACCCAGCCAAACCTTCTTTTGCCAAAGGGTTAGATAAGCTTGTGGTTTTGCTTGACGAGCTACGCAGGGATTTTCCTCCAGAAGAAAAGCTCTCCAGACTTTATGATTATTACGAATCCATTTTTGAACGGGTTTATTACGATGACCACCCAAAAAGGGCGAAAGACCTTGATCAGTTGCTGGCCATTGCCCACAAATATCAATCTATAGACGAATTTTTGGCTGACCTGGCTCTTGAGCCTCCTGAAGCAAGTGTTGCTGATATTGAGCCCCTTGAAAACGAAGACGAAAAACTCACCCTTTCAACGGTTCATTCTGCTAAAGGCCTTGAATGGCAATGCGTTTTTGTTATTTCACTGGCAGAAGGCCGTTTTCCTTCAAGTTATGCTGTGGGTAAAGAAGAGGCCGTAGAAGAAGAGCGCCGTCTTTTTTATGTGGCAGTTACCAGGGCCAAAGAAAAGTTATTTCTTACCTATCCTGCCACCTACTATGCTCCAGGAGAAGGGCGAATCTTTAGTAAACCCTCGCGTTTTATTGAAGAAGTGCGGGACAATTTAAAAGAATGGCACGAGCAAATGGATTCATTCTTGGCTGAAGACGAAGAGGAAGCATCTAGCACTTTTCGTCCGGGAGATTTAGTCTGGCACCCGGTTTTTGGCGAAGGGAAGGTAAAATGTATGGCAGACATTGATAAAGTAACCGTTCAATTTGCCAATGCCGGAGAAAGGACCTTACATCTAAAATTTGCCCGCCTTGAGCGGCTTTAGTGTAATTTGAGCTTGTGGCTCAAGTTTTGAACCTCTTTAAAAACCTTTACGAAATTTTCCATGTCTTTTTTATCTGCGATGGCAGTTAGTTCCTCGAGAATATCTAGATACTTGTGGCGCATTTCTTCACCCAAAGGGTTATCAAACTGAATCAGGCCATAAAGATAAGGGTCTTGGTCGGCAAAGCGTGCTACAATGTCAAGCTGGCGCACAAAGCTTGGGGTGGCAAGCTTTTGGATAAGCTCAAGCTCTAACCCAGCGCTTCCCATCAACTTTCCCAGGGCAAGCAACATAAGATGGTTTATCACTTGAACAATAGCCATAATACGGTCGTGGTCATCTGGTGGTACTACGATAGTTTGTGCTTTTTGGGCTTTAAGGAATTCCTCGAACCAGTTGAACCATTTTTTGCCCCTTGAAGGCCAGAGGGCTACTTTTTGGTTGGTAAGGTCTTTTTCGCCAGGGCCAAACAAAGGATGAGCCGCCACCACTTCACAAGTGGTATGGGCCAGCATGATTTCGTTTTGTTCTTTTTTTAGCGAACAAAAATCGATTAATCCCTGTTTTTCTGTGAGCAGAGGGCCTATTTCTTTGACCACTTCTTCAAAAGCAGACATGGGGACTGAGACAAAGACTACGTCACAAGCTTTGGCTAGGTCTTGATTGGACAGAGGTGTTCCTTTATCTGCTACCAAGACTTCATAGCCTTCTGCTTCAAAAATACGCTTGAACCAGCGGCCCATGCGCCCGGCACCGCCTATTATGCCCAGGCGAACCTTAGAAACAGGAGACATGGCGGGGATAGTTTTGGGCCAGAAATTGGCAAGCCTGCTTGGTTTCAAGAGGAATCCAGCGCCCGTACTTGGAAAGAAAATACCATTTACCGTTGATATTTCTTGCTACCAAAGCGCCGTGATACCTCATTAGTAAGAGGACTTTTTCTTCGTCAAAAGAAGCGGTGCGCGGGGCTTCTATTTTTGCTTCACTTACCCGGATAAAATTTTTCCAGCCAAGGAAAATGCTTCCAATTAGCAACAAAATTAACAAAATTCTGAAAAAGAATCGTTTCGCACTCATGACTAAAATTTAATTCTTTTTGTTGGTAGGTGCAATCTTTTACTCGCCTTCGATGAATTTGTGGGCGTAAAGACGCACGTAGTGCCCCTCAAGTACATGAAAAGTTTGAATTTTTTTTAACAAACTCGGCGAAAATTGCCCAATAGGTAAATAGATGACTTTTTTCCCTTGGTGTGTGGCGAACCTTTTGGCAAGCGATGACGGCGGTTTTTTGGCAATATAGACCACGTATTTTTCTAAAGAGTAGTCAATTCCTGCGAGCAAAAGTCTTTCTGGTTTAGTTCTGGCAAAATCAAATAAAGGATCGTCCCAGATGTCGTAAACCCTCATGGGAGGGTAGGTGAGCATAAAACCTCCGTAATGGCAGCGCGAGATCCCAGGCCCCACTACGATTTCTCCGGCTCTGGTGGCATAGAATGCCATGTCGGATTCCTGTTCGTGCTCGCCATGCCAGGTAAGCTTCCAGGGGTATTTTTCTTTCCCGTCAAACTGTTCGTCCTCATCAAAAATTACCACCACTGAGCCCACTTTCCCCGCCACCGGGCGTTCTTCTTTAACGTAGATGCGCCCTTCATACCAGTGTCTTATGGTTTCACGAAGGTCAATGCCGTCCTTTAAGGAGCTTAGAAATGGCTCCACCCGGCGTAGGTCTTCTGCAAGCACCTTTAAGGCCTTTTTCATTACGTAACGGCCAAAACCTTCGACAACTAAGTCTTCAGGGGGAAAAGAACAAATATTTATGCCTCGCCAGGACTCTTTCCACTCGCCAGGCTTTTTTTCAACAGGTTTTTTCTTGACCGGCATCAAGCGTTTGCGCCTAAGGGGCTTTAACTTGCGAAAGAACTTGATTTTTTTGTGTGGTCTGAAAAGGTCTTCTAAACTTATCCTTAGGGGGCACAGGTCGGGCTCCTCGGTTTGAAAAGGATATCTTGTGCCAAGCTCCCAGAGTTCCCAAGCAAAGTCGTCGTTTATGCTGCCACGGGCAGCAACCAAAAACTGGTAAAAATCGGGGACTAATTTCCCTTCAAGCAGGGCATAGTTTCTGGCAAACTGATTGAGAATTTTTATATGCCGTGGGAAAACGATTTCTTTATTTTTTTCTTCGTGTTGGGTTAAGGCGTCTTTCAAAAGCCTTCCGTAGAGTTCAAGACGATCTAATTCTTCGTCTTTTTGGCGGGCGTTTTCATAAACGCCCTGAAAGTAGCCGATCTCAGACAATACTTCGCGGCTTGAAAGGGTATCCAGATGGAAGACTTGAACACCTTCGCGTTTCTTCTTCTCAAATGGTTGGGGGAGATTTTCTTGTTTTAAAAACTCACAAACGGCCGTGATGTGAGCCAGGCCGCCCACGAACACTACAGAACGATAATTTTGGGCGAGCTTTTTAAGGTGATATGCAATGGTGCGCTCGCGATGTATGTCAAGCGGGTCTTTGTGATAAGTTTGCTTTAAGGCTTCGGTTGTAAAAGTTTCGTATCCCAGGCGAGCTACCGCATAAGAGTCGGGAAAGACGTCCTGGTGACCCTGATAGCCTTCTAAATCAAGGTCAACAAAGTGAATTCCTGAGCCCAATTCAGTCCCTGTGCGAATAGCTTCTACCAGGGGTTCAACGGGTTCAATCAAAAGATATACCGTGGTGCCGTCTTTTTCTTGATAAGAAACAACCGAGAGTAGGGGAAGACGCTTTACCCCCCGCATTATTTTTGAGGCCAGTGTTTCAGGATACTCAACAGCTACGGCTTCAGGCTTAAGCTTTTTGAGATATTTACGTACCGCCTGGGCAAATTCGAGCTTGCCATGAAGCACAGGAAGAAAGAAAACGTCAGCGCCGTTTATTTTAATATGTGGAAGCTTCAAATGATCCATATTACTTCTTTGGTTATGCGTTTTCCTTCTTTTTCCATTTTTTGCCATTCTTTTTCGTTATAAACTAGCAAGTCCACGGGAACAGGAAAATCAAGCGGGTAAAATTCTGTCCCCCTTCTATAAAAAGGTTTATCTGTCTGGCGCAGGATAATAACAACATCGAGATCGCTTCCTACACCTGCATCGTTTCTGCTATAAGAGCCGAAAACTCCTATCCTGCAGACGTTTTCGTTTTTTTTCAGTCTCAAGGCCCATTTTTCTAAAGCTTTCCAGACTTTTTCTTTAGTGGGCCATTTCACTACGGACGAATTCAATGATCTCACGGGCATACTCTATAGCCTGTTTACTTTGTATTGGTCCAAAGTGTTCAAAAGGGGCCCCTTCCGGGTGGCCGTTTGGATAACGTGTTGGAATATAAAAATTGTCAAGCACCATCGCCTTATGAATCAAATCGTCAGAAACTTTTACTTGCTGGGGTAATTCTGCCAGAAGCTTTGCTATTACGTGCCCCCAGGCTTCTTGACCAAGATACAGGTGAAGGGATTTTACCGCTTTTTCAGCAGCTTGCTGTGCTGCAAAACATGCCCATTCGTGTCTTCTCGCACGTGCTGAATCCTCTGCCTGTTCTAAGTCCCGTAATGCCTGTTGAAACCAGTCTTTTGCTCGTGAAGGCATATTATACCGGCCTAAGTCTTGGTTTTTCTTGCTGGTCTGGCCAAAAGATAAGGGCTGTTTGTCCTAAGATTTGGGCCAAAGAGTCTTTTAAAACTTCTTTTTTGTCCTGATTTTTGTCTGGCCCTAGGAGCCTTTTCATAGCGTAACGGGCAATGTTTACCCCGTCACGCACGGAATAAGCTTCGCCAGCCCTGTGGGCGAGTTGGAGAAAAGAAACCACGTAGTTGAGTATTTCTTCGTCAGCAAAAGGGAGGTTGGCTTTAAGCATTTCGTATTCTTCTTCAGCCTCCGGAAAATCAACGTATATTTGGGGCTGAAGCCTTGAGTGGATATACTCAGGCACTTCAAAGGTGGAAGCGTCTTCGTTCATGGTTACGCAGATGCGGAAATCTGGATGTGCTTTGATCTTTATGCCGGCAACAATGGATTCTACGTAACGTCGTGAATCAAGCAGTGGTGCAAGGGAGGCCCAGCTTTTTTCGCTCATGCGGTTTGCTTCGTCAATGATAGCAACTCCTCCACGGATCATAGCCGAAACAATAGGGCTTGCCATATATTTGATACGACCTTCGTCAGAAATTACCGGGGTTATGAGAAGGTCTTCTGGCCTGGTGTCAACGGTTGCCTGAAAGATATAGACCTCGCGGCCAAGGCGTTTGGCAGCGGCATATGCCAGGGTGGTTTTCCCTACGCCTGGTTTTCCTACCAGCCTTGGATTAAGCGGGAGGTCTTTTTCGTCAATAATCATCCAGGCCGCAAGGATCTGTTTGATGACTTCTTCCTGGCCAACGCAGACCAAGTTCAATTCGTCAGGGTGAGAAAGATGTAAAGTTACGCCGTCGATTACGGTTTTTTCCATTTTTATCACCTTAGATAGGGAATTTTTGTTGCCTTAAATTATACTTGATTATAGCTGGTTTGTGCATAGGAGGGATTTTATAGGAAAGGAACGCCTATGAAACCAAAAGTTAAACAGGTCGTCTTTGAAAAAAGTGTTTTTAAGCCAGAGGACCTTCCTCAACCCAAACTATCTGAGGTGGCCTTTTTGGGTCGCTCAAACGTTGGGAAATCTTCTTTGATTAATGCTTTTTTAGGGCAAAAAAAGCTGGCCCGTGTTTCTTCTACCCCTGGATTTACTAAGGCTATTAATTTTTTTCGGGTGGATCATCGTTTTTGGGTGGTGGATTTGCCAGGTTTTGGCTTTGCAAAAGTGTCTCCCAAGGTGCGTGCAGCCTGGCAAAAACTCATTGAAACCTATCTTTCTTCTCCGAGGCGGCTTAAACTTTTGGTTTTGATTTTTGATATTAGAAGAGAGCCCGACGAGCTAGACTTGCTGCTCCTTGATTATGTAAAAAAGATTGGTCGCCGTTTCATTGTTGTTTTAAACAAGATCGACCGCGCTAAAAAAACCGCAAGACCTAATCTCAAAAAAAAGTATTTGGAAAAATTTGGCTTAAAAGAGGAAGATGTTTTCCTTTGTTCCTGCAAGACTAAAGAAGGAATTGCTGAAGTGCGCCAAAAAATTTTTGAGATGCTAGAAGAATAAAATCTAGGATCCGTTCCCATTTTTCGTTCCAAAAAATGGGAACGGATCCTCTATTATGTTAGGCGTTTAATATTTTAATGTTCGTCAAGGTGTCCGCGGAAAAGTCTTTCTCCCATAAAGAAAAGCATGCCACATAGACCAAAACCTCCAAGCACCACAAGCCATTCAAGAAAAGTGGGGCTGTAGTGGTAAAGGTGAGGCATATCCACGATACCTAATCCTTCGTAATGGGGCACTATTTGGCCAACTACTACCAAATCATAGCGCATAACAAAGATGGAAAGAAGAGCAAGACCTGAGACAATAGCCATGGCAGGGATATTGCGGGCTTTTACCGCAAGAATTACTACAAAGGGGAGCACCAGACCGAGACCTATTTCGAAGAACCAAAAATTAAAGGCGTAGGGGCCAGCGATAAGCGCCATGGTGGCTTCGTATTTGCCAGGAGGCTGCCCAGCTAGGCCGGCAATGATTTTCCAGGTGGTGAAAAACATGACAATGGCCAAAAGAAGGGCATAGATTTTTCCGGTAACCTCTAAGGCTTTTCTTGTTTTGGCATCTATTTCCCAGCCATTTACTTTATAAGCGAGCCAGGTGAAAAAGATGATAGCAGCTCCGCCGCTCATCATGGCTGAGGCGATGAAATAGATGGGCATGTATGGGCCATGCCAAAATTCTTTTGCACCAACCAGGCCAAATACGGCTCCAAGGTTACTGTGTGCCGCAACGCCAGCTATAACTCCCATAAGCCCGGCAAGCCCGGCTTTGCGATGATGTCCCATTTTTAAAAGGGCAAACTCAACTAACATAAAGAAAAGATAAGCTCCGTAGAGGGTTCCCATCCACCAGATATTTGAGGTCAGGTTAGGAGAAATAATGTTATAAATAGCCATCCGCCAGGGGTTTTCCAGCTCAAAAGCTATGACAGCAAAGCCAGATAAAATAGTGGCAATTGCCAAAAAAACGCTCCGGCTGGCAATGGGCATGAGGCTTTTGACTCCGAAAACATGACCAATAGAAGAGGTAAGACATAGCCCTGTTGAGGTGACCACGAAAAAGACATAAGTAGAAATGAGCACCCCCCAGGGAACTTCCCTGGTAATGCCGAAAACGTGTTCGTGCCCCGCGATAAAGCCATAAATTCCCACGGCAGTGCCAACAGCAAAGATGAGCCCGAAAATCAAGGCAAGCCAGGTATTGGCTTTACTAGGGGCAATAGCCAGCTCTCTACCTATTACTGCTTCTCTTGTTTCTGCCATGACACCCTCCTGTAACTAAAATTTTAAGAAAATCTTATCCAAAAAATCACCAAAACTTGCTACTAGGAAATTGTCTTATAATAGGGTAGTAGTTCTGTCAAGAGTATGTGCAAAAAATCAGTTTATGTTAAGAAGGATTGAGTTTTGATAAGTAAATATATCAATAGAATAGAGATTTTTTTGACAATTATTATTTGCAAGAAAAGTGGAAGTATATATTGTCAAAAAATGGAAGGGGAATTTCACAGGGAAGAACAAAAATAAAATTACAGCCCTCAGAGCCCGGATATTTCTCTAAAATTCAGAGAAATTTACATCGCTAGAAGCCAAGGAGGTGCCAGCCCCCTGGCCTGGCACCTGGCTATTGTTCTTTTTCGTTTTTTCCAACTGCAGATAAATAAGCAGTGCACCTGTTACGCACTTCAGGGGGACAATCTATAATGCTCCAGCAAGGGGCATATTTTAGAAGCTCTTTGATACCTGCTAAATTTAAGCCCTTTTCGTGAATCATTTTTCGCAAACAGTTAATCCACTGGATATTGTCCATAGAATAGTAGCGCCGAGTGCCACGACGAACAGGTCTGATTAGACCTTCTTTTTCATATATGCGCAAAGTGCGGGGATGGACTTCCAAGATTTTGGCTGCAGTACCTATGGAGAAAATAGCTTCATCTTTTTTCATTTTTTTACCCCTTTCGGCTATTTTTTGAGGGCAGCCCTAAAGGCTGCCCAACTTTTTAGTGTTCTCTGCTTTCAAAAACCCCGGCAAAATAGCGTTCACCTAAAAGAAAAGCTGTAGCAAGTAAGCTGAATCCACCAATAATCATTAAAATTTCGTAAATAGATGGCGAATAAGACAAATATTTTGGAATGTCCTCGAATAATCCGTAGTAAGGATGTACGATCTGGCCTGCTACTACCAAATCATATCTTTGGAAAAAGGCACCTAGAAGCGTTACCAAAGAGGCTAAAAATAAAGCGTGGATATTTCTAAGTCCGCCCAAAACCAGGATTACTATGGGAAGGACAAGGCCCAGGGCGATCTCAAAGAACCAGAAGTTAAAAGACAAGGGGCCATTTAATAAGGCCATTGCGGCAAGTCTTCCCTGGTCAGAGCCACCGGTGAAAATGGCCAAAAACCGCCAGATAGTGGCTAGAGATACTGCTACCAAGAAGAGCAGGAGGACCTTGCCTGCGGCAGAGGTAGCTTTTTGCATAGCTTCGTCCATTGGTTGTTTGCGGACTTCGTAAGCAATGTAGTTAAAGAAAATCAAAGCGGCGGCACCACTCATCAGGGCAGAACAGATGAAATAGATAGGAAGCTGTGCACCATACCAGAAAGGTTTGGCTGAAATAAGGGCAAAGACTGCGCCGAGATTGGTGTTAGCAGCGATCTCGGTAAGAGCTCCTAGGACGCCCAGTGCAAATGCTAGGCCGTAGCGTTTCGAAATAATCAGGCTAAATTCCAAAAGCATAAAGGCTACGCAAGCGCCATATAAAGCACCCATCCACATGATGTTAGAAGTGGGGTTAGGGGTTATGGCCATCCAGAACATGCGCCAGGGGCTTTCTAGTTCAAGGCCGATAATGGTGAATCCCGCAATGATCGCTGCAATTGATAAATAAAGGGCCCTATTGGCAAGGGGTAAAAGAGACGTTCCGCCAAAAAGATGCCCCAGCACCGAGAGAATACAAAGCCCTGTGGACATAATGGCGAAGTAGATGTAACCAGAAATCAGTATTCCCCAAGGAATTTCTCTGGTGGTATTACAAATGTGGTGATGGCCAATAAGTAGCCCCCAAACACCTGCTGCCACCCCTACCAAAGTTAGAAACAGAGCGATAACAGTTAGAAGGGTGATTCTCGGGGTGGCAAACCTGATGTCCACCTGAAAAGGTTTAAGTGTTTCTACTCTTGTTTCAGCCATGACCGGCCTCCTTTAATTATTGTTTTTTGATTCTTCGATTATCCTGGGTAAGGAAAAAGTGGCAAAAAAGGCAGGTATTGCGGCAAATGGGCCTAGCGCAACAAACATAAAAAAGCAAAAGGTCCCTAAGGCATAGTCCACCAAGGGGAAACTACTCTGTGCGGACTCTTTTGTTTTATTGCAAGTTCCTATCGAAATGATTTGTTTTAATGCTTGAGAGGCTTTCATGATAATCCCCCTTTTGCTTTAAA of Thermodesulfatator atlanticus DSM 21156 contains these proteins:
- a CDS encoding DUF3553 domain-containing protein, which encodes MGYKIDYANELNPAQLEAVRTIFGPVLVIAGAGSGKTRTLVYRVARLVEEGVPPERILLLTFTRKAAREMLRRAALLLDEKCEHVSGGTFHSLAHLMLRQYGHLLGYSRNFTILDRGDAEDAINLLRTALGLADRKRRFPRKETIASIFSMAVNKRISLEEVINEEYPHFLDDLEDLARLFEHYIRYKQEHQLMDYDDLLVNWFRVLKGFPEVRREMARRFEFIMVDEYQDTNALQAEIVRFMAEDHGNVMVVGDDSQSIYAFRGANFKNIIEFPKLFPNAKIIKLEENYRSRQPILDLANKVIEHAKEKYTKCLFTKREGGDIPLFYKARDEADQSRFIAEKILELREEGIPLSEMAVLFRSAYHSFDLELELAKRNIPFVKHGGMKLIETAHIKDIVAHLRLLINPYDMLAWNRVLLLIEGIGPKTSKRIMETIKIEPDPIEALKRYPAKPSFAKGLDKLVVLLDELRRDFPPEEKLSRLYDYYESIFERVYYDDHPKRAKDLDQLLAIAHKYQSIDEFLADLALEPPEASVADIEPLENEDEKLTLSTVHSAKGLEWQCVFVISLAEGRFPSSYAVGKEEAVEEERRLFYVAVTRAKEKLFLTYPATYYAPGEGRIFSKPSRFIEEVRDNLKEWHEQMDSFLAEDEEEASSTFRPGDLVWHPVFGEGKVKCMADIDKVTVQFANAGERTLHLKFARLERL
- a CDS encoding prephenate dehydrogenase/arogenate dehydrogenase family protein, which codes for MSPVSKVRLGIIGGAGRMGRWFKRIFEAEGYEVLVADKGTPLSNQDLAKACDVVFVSVPMSAFEEVVKEIGPLLTEKQGLIDFCSLKKEQNEIMLAHTTCEVVAAHPLFGPGEKDLTNQKVALWPSRGKKWFNWFEEFLKAQKAQTIVVPPDDHDRIMAIVQVINHLMLLALGKLMGSAGLELELIQKLATPSFVRQLDIVARFADQDPYLYGLIQFDNPLGEEMRHKYLDILEELTAIADKKDMENFVKVFKEVQNLSHKLKLH
- a CDS encoding nucleotidyltransferase family protein, whose amino-acid sequence is MKWPTKEKVWKALEKWALRLKKNENVCRIGVFGSYSRNDAGVGSDLDVVIILRQTDKPFYRRGTEFYPLDFPVPVDLLVYNEKEWQKMEKEGKRITKEVIWII
- a CDS encoding HEPN domain-containing protein translates to MPSRAKDWFQQALRDLEQAEDSARARRHEWACFAAQQAAEKAVKSLHLYLGQEAWGHVIAKLLAELPQQVKVSDDLIHKAMVLDNFYIPTRYPNGHPEGAPFEHFGPIQSKQAIEYAREIIEFVRSEMAH
- a CDS encoding AAA family ATPase is translated as MEKTVIDGVTLHLSHPDELNLVCVGQEEVIKQILAAWMIIDEKDLPLNPRLVGKPGVGKTTLAYAAAKRLGREVYIFQATVDTRPEDLLITPVISDEGRIKYMASPIVSAMIRGGVAIIDEANRMSEKSWASLAPLLDSRRYVESIVAGIKIKAHPDFRICVTMNEDASTFEVPEYIHSRLQPQIYVDFPEAEEEYEMLKANLPFADEEILNYVVSFLQLAHRAGEAYSVRDGVNIARYAMKRLLGPDKNQDKKEVLKDSLAQILGQTALIFWPDQQEKPRLRPV
- the yihA gene encoding ribosome biogenesis GTP-binding protein YihA/YsxC codes for the protein MKPKVKQVVFEKSVFKPEDLPQPKLSEVAFLGRSNVGKSSLINAFLGQKKLARVSSTPGFTKAINFFRVDHRFWVVDLPGFGFAKVSPKVRAAWQKLIETYLSSPRRLKLLVLIFDIRREPDELDLLLLDYVKKIGRRFIVVLNKIDRAKKTARPNLKKKYLEKFGLKEEDVFLCSCKTKEGIAEVRQKIFEMLEE
- the nrfD gene encoding NrfD/PsrC family molybdoenzyme membrane anchor subunit, whose protein sequence is MAETREAVIGRELAIAPSKANTWLALIFGLIFAVGTAVGIYGFIAGHEHVFGITREVPWGVLISTYVFFVVTSTGLCLTSSIGHVFGVKSLMPIASRSVFLAIATILSGFAVIAFELENPWRMAIYNIISPNLTSNIWWMGTLYGAYLFFMLVEFALLKMGHHRKAGLAGLMGVIAGVAAHSNLGAVFGLVGAKEFWHGPYMPIYFIASAMMSGGAAIIFFTWLAYKVNGWEIDAKTRKALEVTGKIYALLLAIVMFFTTWKIIAGLAGQPPGKYEATMALIAGPYAFNFWFFEIGLGLVLPFVVILAVKARNIPAMAIVSGLALLSIFVMRYDLVVVGQIVPHYEGLGIVDMPHLYHYSPTFLEWLVVLGGFGLCGMLFFMGERLFRGHLDEH
- a CDS encoding MerR family transcriptional regulator, coding for MKKDEAIFSIGTAAKILEVHPRTLRIYEKEGLIRPVRRGTRRYYSMDNIQWINCLRKMIHEKGLNLAGIKELLKYAPCWSIIDCPPEVRNRCTAYLSAVGKNEKEQ
- the nrfD gene encoding NrfD/PsrC family molybdoenzyme membrane anchor subunit, with amino-acid sequence MAETRVETLKPFQVDIRFATPRITLLTVIALFLTLVGVAAGVWGLLIGHHHICNTTREIPWGILISGYIYFAIMSTGLCILSVLGHLFGGTSLLPLANRALYLSIAAIIAGFTIIGLELESPWRMFWMAITPNPTSNIMWMGALYGACVAFMLLEFSLIISKRYGLAFALGVLGALTEIAANTNLGAVFALISAKPFWYGAQLPIYFICSALMSGAAALIFFNYIAYEVRKQPMDEAMQKATSAAGKVLLLFLVAVSLATIWRFLAIFTGGSDQGRLAAMALLNGPLSFNFWFFEIALGLVLPIVILVLGGLRNIHALFLASLVTLLGAFFQRYDLVVAGQIVHPYYGLFEDIPKYLSYSPSIYEILMIIGGFSLLATAFLLGERYFAGVFESREH